One window of Phycisphaeraceae bacterium genomic DNA carries:
- a CDS encoding biopolymer transporter ExbD, translated as MLIKNAETSADLHIDFVPMVDVLFNLLIFFLIATSMVQAEREMRIALPQAAASGPITAALRDIVINVNAEGKAFVGGKEMDDAALSQLLRKALETNPEQKVNVRGDRSASYASVAHVLDVCKGAGAQQPYLETIPLK; from the coding sequence ATGCTCATCAAGAACGCGGAGACGAGCGCGGACCTGCACATCGACTTTGTTCCGATGGTGGATGTGCTGTTCAACCTGCTGATTTTCTTTCTGATCGCGACGAGCATGGTGCAGGCGGAGCGGGAGATGAGGATTGCGCTGCCGCAGGCGGCGGCGTCGGGCCCGATCACGGCGGCGCTGCGCGACATCGTGATCAATGTGAACGCCGAGGGGAAGGCGTTCGTCGGCGGGAAAGAGATGGATGATGCGGCGCTGTCGCAGTTGTTGCGGAAAGCGCTCGAGACCAATCCGGAGCAGAAGGTGAACGTGCGGGGCGATCGGAGCGCTTCGTACGCGAGCGTGGCGCACGTGCTTGATGTGTGCAAGGGGGCGGGGGCGCAGCAGCCGTATCTGGAGACGATCCCGTTGAAGTAG
- a CDS encoding PD40 domain-containing protein, with product MKRFAVTKSSVWYGAGVIAALVIAVGLLAIVPERYWTNGNEIKAAAAGAPIRRILWLPARPVAGMSEADQYEPKVSSDGLTMVFVRRRAGSNADLFESRWSPSGWGEARPIDAVNTESDELGPELSRDGTALYFYSDRAGGLGGYDLWVSKQVDGQWGAATNLGASVNSEANEYGPALSPDGKTLYFASNRRRPGESVRDADGWPATIREKRERHDYDLYRARMLLDGAWEGAAAVEGLNTEFDEGAPAMSPVGDFLYFASDRPGGLGGFDLYRSRVFADRIGAAENLGDAVNSADNDLDAGLSADGFRLYFSSDRARREGAVERASSDPQSKEEANKEAEQGLTVRSPAHKSNGERRYSLWSTASREVFVETEASDRLARLWNFIVPMLPWFAALLLALIPLALLIWMLRNEIWRKRLGRLSLLAQCLLISLLIHAAITAGLAVWKVGSGIADAMRSGGGTRVVLASAGEAGDFGGQVSGQLGAPATQTTLPMPTLSMIAADLTPAVEIAGPKIVELPAPLAPVTEKMATRNETATESSSGPVKTVELSREDAVRVDAAMPRTVQGDVRKEASAAAERVELSPAPSVTPSLAIRAPELAMPRSEVAGGTGAEELSLKSPAVSASESNSDVSARSESASALPAASVGASAALPSAKVMTMTEASGPAGVGGPTNAPSGVLAAPTTGGMSALPRRTELALPASNSGGALPAIPRASVDVAAGESSEPGVAMNSERLGRAESVVGARLPQAGGAKMTGEERGSASLGELARGPAMSAGVGAKIEAPVMALPVGNGGVSAERLKMEGFGGASEPREIAGVGGTAVDSSALGALSFGDARLPAEIAEPVKPIDTQEQRNPESRGEMLAKMGGSAETERAVGTALEWFAKHQEADGRWSGKKFDAHCGECGAPAEIDADAAMTGIVLLCYLGAGHTHMADGPYRENIVRALRWLIERQEPSGDLRRGETMYGQTLSTVALCEALAMTKDQRLTGPARRAVNFVLNTAANGGPKREEDTSVLGWLVMTVESARRAGIAVPRDVFDAAGKWLESASSGGRYSYRRGEAPSAAMTAEAMFVQQILGHSRDEARMRESAEFILSEPPKWDGAAPTYHWYYATLALFQQQGEAWEKWNRQLSPILVEHQRRDGGAAGSWDPQDEWSRLGGRLYQTAVCTLSLEVYYRYKAK from the coding sequence ATGAAGAGGTTTGCTGTGACAAAGAGTTCGGTGTGGTACGGCGCGGGGGTGATCGCGGCGCTGGTGATTGCGGTCGGCTTGCTCGCGATCGTGCCGGAGCGGTATTGGACGAACGGCAACGAGATCAAGGCAGCGGCGGCGGGCGCACCGATTCGGCGGATTTTGTGGCTGCCGGCGCGGCCGGTCGCGGGGATGAGCGAAGCGGATCAGTATGAGCCGAAGGTGAGCTCGGATGGTTTGACGATGGTGTTCGTGCGCCGGCGCGCGGGAAGCAACGCGGATTTGTTCGAGTCGCGGTGGTCGCCGAGCGGGTGGGGTGAGGCCAGGCCGATCGACGCGGTGAACACGGAGAGCGACGAGCTCGGTCCGGAATTGTCGCGCGATGGGACAGCGCTCTATTTCTATTCCGATCGAGCGGGTGGACTCGGCGGATATGACCTTTGGGTGTCGAAACAGGTCGATGGGCAGTGGGGAGCGGCGACGAATCTCGGTGCTTCGGTGAATTCCGAAGCGAACGAGTACGGTCCGGCGCTTTCGCCGGATGGGAAGACGCTCTACTTTGCATCGAATCGGCGGCGGCCGGGTGAGAGCGTGCGGGATGCCGATGGATGGCCGGCGACGATCCGTGAGAAGCGCGAGCGGCACGACTATGACCTGTACCGGGCGCGCATGCTCTTGGATGGTGCGTGGGAGGGCGCGGCCGCCGTTGAGGGATTGAACACGGAGTTTGATGAAGGCGCGCCGGCGATGAGCCCGGTCGGGGACTTTTTGTACTTCGCGTCGGACCGGCCGGGCGGGCTCGGCGGATTTGATCTGTATCGGAGCAGAGTGTTCGCGGATCGCATCGGCGCTGCGGAGAATCTCGGCGACGCGGTGAACTCGGCGGACAACGACCTCGATGCGGGGCTGAGTGCGGATGGATTCCGGTTGTATTTCAGTTCGGATCGCGCGCGGCGGGAAGGCGCGGTGGAGCGTGCTTCGAGCGACCCACAGTCCAAAGAAGAAGCGAACAAGGAAGCGGAACAGGGCCTGACGGTGCGGTCGCCGGCGCACAAATCGAACGGCGAGCGTCGGTACTCGCTTTGGAGCACGGCCTCGCGTGAAGTCTTTGTGGAGACGGAGGCGTCGGATCGGCTGGCGAGATTGTGGAATTTCATTGTGCCGATGTTGCCGTGGTTTGCGGCGTTGCTGCTGGCGCTGATTCCGTTGGCGTTATTGATTTGGATGTTGCGGAACGAGATCTGGCGGAAGCGGCTGGGAAGATTGAGCCTGCTTGCGCAGTGTCTGTTGATTTCACTCTTGATTCATGCGGCGATCACGGCGGGGCTTGCGGTTTGGAAAGTTGGGAGCGGGATCGCGGATGCGATGCGATCGGGCGGCGGGACGCGCGTGGTGCTCGCTTCGGCCGGCGAGGCGGGAGACTTTGGCGGGCAAGTGTCGGGCCAGCTCGGCGCGCCGGCAACGCAAACGACTCTGCCGATGCCGACACTCTCGATGATCGCGGCGGATTTGACACCGGCGGTCGAGATTGCGGGGCCGAAGATCGTGGAATTGCCCGCGCCGCTTGCTCCGGTGACGGAGAAGATGGCGACGCGGAATGAGACGGCGACCGAATCATCGAGTGGGCCGGTCAAGACAGTGGAGCTTTCGCGGGAAGATGCGGTGCGAGTGGATGCGGCGATGCCGCGGACGGTGCAAGGAGATGTGAGGAAGGAAGCGAGCGCGGCGGCGGAGCGAGTGGAACTGTCGCCGGCTCCGAGCGTGACGCCGTCGCTCGCGATTCGAGCGCCGGAGCTTGCGATGCCGCGGAGCGAGGTTGCGGGCGGGACTGGTGCTGAGGAGCTGTCGCTCAAGTCGCCGGCGGTGAGCGCGAGTGAATCGAATTCGGATGTGAGCGCGCGGAGTGAATCGGCGAGTGCGCTGCCAGCGGCGAGCGTGGGTGCGAGCGCGGCGTTGCCGAGCGCGAAAGTGATGACGATGACAGAAGCGAGTGGGCCCGCGGGTGTCGGCGGACCGACGAATGCGCCGAGCGGTGTGCTCGCGGCACCGACGACGGGTGGGATGAGCGCATTGCCGCGGAGGACGGAGCTTGCGTTGCCGGCGAGCAACAGCGGGGGAGCGCTGCCTGCGATTCCGCGAGCGAGTGTGGATGTTGCGGCGGGCGAATCGAGCGAGCCGGGCGTCGCGATGAATTCGGAGCGACTGGGTCGAGCCGAGAGCGTGGTGGGTGCGCGACTGCCGCAGGCGGGCGGCGCGAAGATGACTGGAGAAGAGAGAGGAAGTGCGAGCTTGGGTGAACTTGCGCGCGGGCCTGCGATGAGCGCGGGAGTCGGGGCGAAGATCGAAGCGCCGGTGATGGCGCTGCCGGTTGGGAACGGCGGAGTGAGTGCGGAACGATTGAAGATGGAGGGCTTCGGGGGCGCGAGCGAGCCGCGCGAGATAGCGGGAGTTGGCGGCACGGCGGTTGATTCGAGCGCGCTCGGGGCGCTGAGCTTTGGCGATGCGCGTTTGCCCGCGGAGATCGCGGAGCCGGTGAAGCCGATCGATACGCAGGAGCAACGGAATCCGGAATCGCGCGGGGAGATGCTCGCGAAGATGGGCGGATCGGCGGAGACGGAGCGCGCGGTGGGGACGGCGCTCGAGTGGTTCGCGAAGCATCAGGAGGCGGATGGAAGATGGTCGGGGAAAAAGTTTGATGCACACTGCGGCGAGTGCGGCGCGCCGGCGGAGATCGATGCTGATGCGGCGATGACGGGGATCGTGCTGTTGTGTTATCTCGGGGCGGGGCACACGCACATGGCGGATGGGCCGTATCGGGAGAATATTGTGCGGGCGCTGCGGTGGTTGATCGAGCGGCAGGAGCCGTCGGGGGACTTGCGGCGCGGCGAGACGATGTACGGGCAGACGCTGAGCACGGTGGCGCTCTGCGAGGCGCTGGCGATGACGAAGGATCAGAGGTTGACGGGGCCGGCGCGGCGCGCGGTGAACTTTGTGCTGAACACGGCGGCGAACGGAGGACCGAAGAGGGAAGAAGATACGTCGGTGCTTGGGTGGCTGGTGATGACGGTGGAGAGCGCGCGGCGGGCGGGGATTGCTGTGCCGCGGGACGTGTTCGATGCGGCGGGCAAGTGGCTGGAGAGCGCGAGCAGCGGGGGAAGATACTCGTATCGGCGCGGAGAAGCGCCGAGCGCGGCGATGACGGCGGAGGCGATGTTCGTGCAGCAGATTCTGGGGCATTCACGCGATGAAGCGCGGATGAGGGAGTCGGCGGAGTTCATCCTGAGCGAGCCGCCGAAGTGGGACGGAGCCGCGCCGACGTATCACTGGTATTACGCGACACTCGCGCTCTTTCAGCAGCAGGGGGAGGCGTGGGAGAAGTGGAATCGGCAGCTGTCGCCGATCCTGGTTGAGCATCAGCGGCGCGATGGCGGCGCGGCGGGGAGCTGGGATCCGCAGGATGAATGGTCGAGACTCGGCGGGCGGCTCTACCAGACGGCCGTGTGCACGCTGAGCCTTGAGGTCTACTACAGGTACAAGGCGAAGTAA
- a CDS encoding copper-translocating P-type ATPase has product MMRPSNPRPEPLERCDLHIGGMSCASCASTIEKQLSRTPGVSSASVNFATKTATVHFETAKTDRSTLIKRVEDVGYTAHASHDAMEMGAGEHASHHMSHDVHAHAHGSPLADSEERTLRRRVVVGVVLAAPVFIIAMSHGAIPWLRGTWTSWFQLVLTTAVMVYCAAPIFRSTWRSARHFHANMDTLVALGTGAAYLYSLVATIWPGAVSVGAHAEHGPPVYFEAAAVVIVLILLGKLLEARATGKTAQAIKGLIQLQPATARVLRGAGQEEQMIPVGNVAVGDRVRIRPGERVPVDGRIEEGESSIDESMLTGESVPVDKHAGSDVFGGTLNTTGALTVVASKVGADTALQQIVTLVREAQGTKAPIARLADRVSGIFVPIVLLIAAATFITWMFFAPGENRLPFSLVAAVSVLVIACPCALGLATPTAIMVGTGRGAERGILIRSGEALERASSIQALVIDKTGTLTRGKPALSAVFPASGFSENEILHAAASAESRSEHPLAGAIVDAARARAITLAQPIGFRALVGMGASADVGGKAVLVGKVELLRQRGIDTSNSPDTAALEAEGNTVVFVAIGTQLAGAIAVSDVIRPEARDAVSSLRNLQIRSIMMTGDNRRTAESVAKQTGVDDVLAEVKPDEKAAKIASLQSQGLSVGMVGDGVNDAPALARADVGMAMGSGTDVAMESASITLLRSDLRAIPEAIALSRATLRTIRQNLFWAFAYNVVGIPIAAGVLYPWTGWLLSPMIAGAAMAFSSISVVLNSLRLARMPIHD; this is encoded by the coding sequence ATGATGCGTCCTTCAAATCCACGCCCAGAGCCTCTTGAGCGCTGCGATCTCCACATCGGCGGAATGTCCTGCGCGTCGTGCGCCTCCACCATCGAAAAGCAATTATCGCGCACGCCCGGCGTGTCGAGCGCCAGCGTGAACTTCGCGACCAAGACCGCGACGGTGCACTTCGAGACCGCAAAGACCGACCGCTCCACCCTGATCAAACGCGTCGAAGACGTGGGCTACACCGCGCACGCTTCTCACGATGCCATGGAAATGGGCGCCGGTGAACACGCCTCGCACCACATGAGCCATGATGTACACGCTCACGCGCATGGGTCACCGCTCGCCGATTCCGAAGAGCGGACCCTGCGCCGCCGTGTCGTCGTCGGCGTCGTCCTCGCCGCGCCCGTCTTCATCATCGCGATGTCGCACGGCGCCATCCCATGGCTCCGCGGCACATGGACCTCCTGGTTCCAGCTCGTGCTCACGACCGCCGTGATGGTCTACTGCGCCGCGCCCATCTTTCGATCAACCTGGCGCTCCGCAAGGCATTTCCACGCCAACATGGACACGCTCGTCGCTCTCGGAACCGGCGCCGCATACCTCTACTCGCTTGTCGCCACCATTTGGCCCGGTGCGGTGTCCGTCGGCGCACACGCTGAACATGGACCACCCGTCTATTTCGAAGCCGCCGCGGTCGTCATCGTCCTCATCCTTCTCGGCAAGCTGCTCGAAGCCCGCGCCACCGGCAAAACTGCGCAGGCAATCAAAGGCCTCATTCAACTCCAACCCGCCACCGCACGCGTTCTTCGAGGCGCGGGGCAAGAGGAACAAATGATCCCGGTCGGCAACGTGGCCGTCGGAGATCGCGTGCGCATCCGTCCCGGAGAGCGCGTACCGGTCGATGGCCGGATCGAAGAGGGCGAATCATCGATCGATGAATCCATGCTGACGGGCGAGAGCGTTCCCGTGGACAAGCACGCCGGTAGCGACGTCTTCGGCGGCACGCTCAACACGACCGGCGCGCTCACCGTCGTCGCATCCAAGGTCGGTGCCGATACGGCGCTCCAGCAGATCGTGACGCTCGTCCGTGAAGCACAAGGAACCAAGGCTCCGATCGCCCGCCTCGCCGATCGCGTCAGCGGCATCTTCGTCCCCATTGTGCTCCTGATCGCCGCTGCGACGTTCATCACATGGATGTTCTTCGCTCCGGGGGAGAACCGGCTCCCATTTTCTCTTGTTGCAGCGGTCTCCGTTCTCGTCATCGCATGCCCGTGTGCTCTCGGACTCGCCACTCCGACCGCGATCATGGTCGGAACCGGCCGCGGCGCCGAACGCGGCATCCTCATCCGCAGCGGCGAAGCACTCGAACGCGCCTCGAGCATACAGGCTCTTGTCATTGACAAGACCGGCACGCTGACCCGTGGGAAACCCGCTCTTTCCGCCGTGTTCCCCGCCTCGGGCTTCTCCGAGAACGAAATCCTCCATGCCGCCGCGTCCGCCGAATCCCGCAGCGAGCACCCGCTTGCCGGCGCGATCGTCGATGCCGCAAGGGCGCGGGCCATCACTCTCGCGCAGCCGATCGGATTCCGCGCACTTGTCGGAATGGGCGCTTCAGCCGATGTTGGCGGCAAGGCCGTTCTCGTGGGCAAGGTGGAGCTGCTCCGCCAACGTGGCATCGACACTTCCAACTCGCCGGACACCGCCGCCCTCGAAGCAGAGGGAAACACCGTCGTGTTCGTCGCCATCGGCACGCAACTCGCCGGAGCGATCGCGGTCTCCGACGTCATTCGGCCCGAAGCACGCGATGCGGTCTCTTCGCTCCGCAATCTTCAGATCCGCTCGATCATGATGACCGGCGACAACCGCAGAACCGCGGAGTCTGTCGCCAAACAGACCGGTGTCGACGACGTGCTCGCCGAGGTCAAACCGGATGAGAAGGCCGCAAAGATCGCTTCGCTCCAGTCTCAAGGACTCTCGGTCGGAATGGTCGGGGACGGGGTCAACGATGCGCCCGCCCTCGCCCGTGCCGATGTCGGCATGGCCATGGGCAGCGGTACCGATGTCGCCATGGAATCGGCTTCCATCACGCTTCTGCGCTCCGATCTGCGCGCAATCCCCGAAGCGATCGCTCTCTCGCGCGCCACCCTCCGAACCATCCGTCAGAATCTTTTCTGGGCGTTCGCGTACAACGTCGTCGGAATACCGATCGCCGCCGGCGTGCTCTATCCGTGGACCGGCTGGCTTCTTTCGCCGATGATCGCGGGCGCCGCCATGGCGTTCAGCAGCATCTCGGTTGTGCTCAACAGCTTGCGTCTAGCGCGCATGCCGATCCACGACTAG
- a CDS encoding CoA-binding protein translates to MSTSDLQSRIEGFLSGSPFAVVGASADRAKYGNKVLRCYLQNGRVAIPVNPSAAEIEGLRTFANLRSIPERVHAVSIITPPPVTERIVEEAGELGIKHIWMQPGAESAKAIGQAQESGMNVIASGACVLVVLGFRER, encoded by the coding sequence ATGAGCACGAGCGATCTTCAATCACGGATCGAGGGGTTTCTGTCGGGGTCGCCATTCGCGGTGGTTGGCGCGTCGGCCGATCGCGCGAAGTACGGCAACAAGGTGCTGCGCTGTTACTTGCAGAATGGCCGAGTCGCGATTCCTGTCAATCCATCCGCGGCAGAGATTGAAGGTCTGCGCACCTTCGCGAACCTTCGGTCGATTCCCGAGCGGGTGCACGCGGTTTCGATCATTACGCCGCCGCCGGTAACCGAGCGAATCGTTGAAGAGGCGGGCGAACTTGGGATCAAGCACATCTGGATGCAGCCGGGCGCGGAGAGCGCGAAGGCGATTGGGCAGGCGCAAGAATCGGGCATGAACGTGATTGCTTCGGGCGCCTGCGTGCTTGTGGTGCTGGGGTTTCGCGAGCGGTAG
- a CDS encoding sodium:proton antiporter, translating to MTNSNAAQSIALALGVSAIVSVFCRRMRIPALLPLLVTGVALGTSGLELVDGASLGGALTGFITVAIGLLIFEGALHLNREELARAPRAVWGLLTIGAAITWAGASAAAHFFLGMSTPIAVLLGASLIVTGPTVVQPILRLMKVSPRLHAVLGAEAVLVDPIGVVVTIAVLDVLRLYFLHGFLQGSESKLASEGMWVFFRPLVGGAGIGIIMGLVGRGFMAIIGRSAKPEPQLVNLTAVGVCMTCVGIGEAITPEGGLAAVTICGIMMARARILGATELRAFKELLAVMLVGTLFVLLASRFDVSRLASLTWKEGAFVLALLFLVRPIAAFASTWGSKLDMRERVFAATFAPRGIVALSVIAVASDELGRAIQAGGSGLDPSVLSQTLGDIKQLDLVMFVTIAGTVLLASVFSPALAWALGLRAGEGGTVMLVGAHPMSVALAKQLASNQIPVRIVDSSEESIDIAATEGVEGIIGDATDFRWLDDFGSPHDVGWVIAWTGNHDVDQMAARWAEDRLGKGHTAIWSAKRARGALEAVDISAGEPLAEAVAKFEREKRTCATAKEAGALLRVIGWIINARFTLNVPTSKALRAPESALFVGISDKNGEGAVLVPDESREHARSEPPSK from the coding sequence TTGACCAATTCGAACGCCGCCCAATCAATCGCGCTCGCCCTCGGCGTCAGCGCCATCGTCAGCGTGTTCTGCCGCCGCATGCGCATCCCCGCGCTCCTGCCGCTCCTGGTGACGGGTGTGGCGCTCGGAACTTCCGGACTGGAACTCGTGGACGGCGCCTCCCTCGGGGGCGCGCTCACCGGCTTCATCACCGTCGCGATCGGCCTCCTTATTTTCGAGGGCGCGCTGCATCTCAACCGCGAAGAGCTCGCTCGGGCCCCGCGCGCCGTCTGGGGACTGCTCACCATCGGCGCCGCCATCACCTGGGCCGGTGCTTCGGCCGCCGCGCACTTTTTCCTGGGCATGTCGACGCCCATCGCGGTCCTGCTCGGCGCTTCGCTCATCGTGACCGGGCCGACCGTCGTCCAGCCGATCCTTCGACTGATGAAAGTCAGCCCGCGCCTGCACGCCGTGCTCGGCGCCGAAGCGGTGCTCGTCGATCCGATCGGAGTCGTCGTCACCATCGCCGTGCTCGATGTTCTCCGCCTCTACTTCCTCCACGGATTCCTGCAGGGTTCAGAATCAAAGCTCGCAAGCGAAGGTATGTGGGTCTTCTTTCGCCCGCTGGTCGGCGGCGCGGGAATCGGAATCATCATGGGGCTTGTCGGGCGGGGTTTCATGGCGATCATCGGCCGATCCGCCAAGCCCGAGCCTCAACTCGTCAACCTCACCGCCGTCGGCGTGTGCATGACCTGCGTCGGAATCGGAGAGGCGATCACCCCCGAAGGCGGTCTGGCCGCCGTCACCATCTGCGGCATCATGATGGCACGTGCCCGCATACTCGGCGCCACCGAACTAAGAGCGTTCAAGGAACTCCTCGCGGTCATGCTCGTCGGGACGCTCTTCGTGCTTCTCGCCTCGCGATTTGATGTTTCCCGGCTCGCTTCGCTCACCTGGAAAGAAGGCGCGTTCGTGCTCGCGCTGCTCTTTCTCGTCCGCCCCATTGCGGCCTTTGCGTCAACCTGGGGATCCAAGCTGGATATGCGCGAACGCGTGTTCGCCGCGACGTTCGCGCCCCGCGGCATCGTCGCGCTCTCGGTCATCGCCGTCGCATCCGACGAGCTCGGGCGCGCGATCCAGGCCGGCGGAAGCGGCCTCGATCCTTCGGTGCTGTCCCAAACCCTGGGAGATATCAAACAGCTCGATCTTGTCATGTTCGTCACGATCGCCGGAACCGTTCTGCTCGCCAGCGTCTTTTCTCCCGCGCTCGCGTGGGCCCTGGGGCTTCGCGCCGGCGAAGGCGGAACGGTCATGCTCGTCGGTGCTCACCCGATGAGCGTCGCGCTCGCCAAGCAACTCGCGTCGAACCAGATTCCTGTCCGCATCGTCGACAGCAGCGAAGAAAGCATCGACATCGCCGCAACCGAAGGTGTCGAGGGGATCATCGGCGACGCGACCGACTTCCGCTGGCTCGATGATTTCGGAAGCCCGCACGACGTCGGATGGGTCATCGCATGGACCGGAAACCACGATGTCGATCAGATGGCGGCCCGCTGGGCGGAAGACCGCCTCGGTAAAGGACACACTGCCATCTGGTCGGCGAAGCGCGCCCGCGGCGCGCTCGAGGCCGTCGATATCAGCGCCGGCGAGCCGCTGGCTGAGGCCGTCGCCAAGTTCGAACGCGAAAAGCGCACCTGCGCGACCGCCAAGGAGGCCGGCGCGCTGCTCCGCGTCATCGGCTGGATCATCAACGCGCGATTCACGCTGAACGTGCCGACCTCAAAAGCCCTTCGAGCGCCCGAGAGCGCCCTCTTCGTCGGAATTAGTGACAAAAACGGTGAGGGTGCCGTTCTTGTTCCCGACGAATCCAGAGAGCACGCACGGAGCGAACCGCCTTCCAAGTAG
- a CDS encoding response regulator transcription factor, with the protein MRVLLVEDNEKISTALTGGLVAAGFPTDVAASGVEGEELASSGNYDIAVVDVMLPDRSGIEVCRNLRRRGVQSKILMLTGLSGVQDKIRGLDAGADDCVTKPFDLDELVARFRALMRRGDAGASRYLRFDDLKLDIYSRQAVRADKEIQLSNRESALLEVFMRNPNRPLARGQIAERVWGQMLEEDSNLIDVYVASLRRKCDYGFPTQLIHTVRGVGYRFGSL; encoded by the coding sequence ATGCGGGTGCTCTTAGTCGAGGACAACGAGAAAATCTCGACCGCTTTGACGGGCGGCTTGGTTGCAGCGGGGTTTCCCACGGACGTGGCGGCGTCCGGCGTCGAAGGCGAAGAACTCGCCTCGAGCGGGAACTACGACATCGCCGTGGTGGATGTGATGTTGCCGGATCGGTCGGGGATTGAGGTGTGCAGGAACCTGCGCAGGCGGGGTGTGCAATCAAAGATACTGATGCTGACAGGGTTGAGCGGCGTCCAAGACAAAATCCGTGGATTGGACGCGGGCGCGGATGACTGCGTCACCAAGCCGTTTGATCTTGACGAGCTTGTCGCTCGGTTTCGCGCGCTGATGCGGCGTGGCGACGCGGGTGCAAGCCGGTATCTCAGGTTCGACGATCTCAAGCTGGATATCTATTCGCGCCAGGCGGTGCGAGCGGATAAAGAGATCCAGCTTTCGAACCGGGAGTCGGCGCTTCTCGAGGTGTTCATGCGCAATCCCAATCGCCCGCTCGCGCGCGGGCAGATCGCGGAACGAGTCTGGGGACAGATGCTTGAAGAAGACAGCAACCTCATTGATGTGTACGTCGCGTCGCTGCGCCGCAAGTGCGATTACGGTTTCCCCACCCAACTGATACACACGGTTCGAGGAGTCGGCTATCGCTTCGGATCGCTCTAA